In the genome of Leptospira dzoumogneensis, one region contains:
- a CDS encoding LIC_11883 family protein — protein MRIRFAIIVLISSFSIFAENERGEWKEYGLKEVLGRLKFYAFAKIAQSVRTGASFDQELYVKETACEEDFPKLEGNFQCALLKTSTFEDKLAENSQPSTPSAASATNGLTPSKTIPSIPIKAKWYEGRTLAGKGVLSVPGKDGQSDLKLFYHTDGRLSHYSYEDKIVVFDWKGQELSTILTVKVDPKLRPLGGKEYFFP, from the coding sequence ATGAGAATTAGATTCGCTATTATAGTATTGATCTCTTCCTTCTCCATTTTCGCAGAAAATGAAAGGGGAGAATGGAAAGAATACGGGCTGAAAGAAGTTTTAGGCCGTTTGAAATTTTATGCGTTCGCTAAGATTGCACAAAGTGTTCGCACTGGAGCATCTTTCGACCAAGAATTGTATGTAAAAGAAACTGCATGTGAGGAGGACTTTCCTAAACTAGAAGGAAATTTCCAATGTGCATTACTTAAGACGTCTACCTTCGAAGATAAATTAGCGGAAAATTCGCAGCCTTCAACTCCGAGTGCCGCCTCTGCAACCAACGGTTTGACTCCGAGTAAAACGATACCTTCTATCCCAATAAAAGCAAAATGGTATGAGGGAAGAACACTCGCAGGTAAAGGAGTTCTTTCTGTTCCCGGTAAAGATGGTCAGAGCGATCTGAAATTATTCTATCATACAGATGGAAGATTAAGTCATTATTCTTATGAAGATAAAATAGTGGTTTTTGACTGGAAAGGCCAGGAGTTAAGCACTATTCTAACTGTAAAAGTGGATCCTAAATTGAGACCGCTTGGTGGTAAGGAATATTTTTTCCCATGA
- a CDS encoding DUF2797 domain-containing protein, translating to MKELSSGFLRMMDHEGIDPVEYIWVVASYPSESGKQEAQLVPANFKIGSLVGKRVKLEFTGKIRCVNCGKVTSKSFNQGSCFQCFQTLAENDLCILRPETCHFHLGTCREPEWGEGYCFQKHTVYLANTSGLKVGITREKPVSNRWVDQGAQEAIPLLEVTSRRDAGLIEKQFTTVIDDKTKWQKMVTEDSVPFDLISKKKELLEVLDSWDLGVPYTESNEQNITKLSYPISEYPKKSKSFSPDKEKEIDSKLLGIKGQYLLFEDVVINIRAYGGYEIRLYSE from the coding sequence ATGAAAGAACTCTCTTCCGGTTTTTTAAGAATGATGGACCACGAAGGTATCGACCCGGTAGAATATATCTGGGTAGTAGCTTCTTATCCTTCTGAATCCGGAAAACAAGAGGCACAACTTGTTCCTGCAAATTTTAAGATAGGAAGTCTTGTTGGCAAAAGAGTAAAACTTGAATTTACCGGAAAGATCCGTTGTGTGAACTGCGGAAAAGTCACAAGTAAAAGTTTTAACCAAGGAAGTTGTTTTCAATGCTTCCAAACATTAGCGGAGAATGATCTATGTATTCTTCGTCCGGAGACCTGCCATTTTCATTTAGGAACTTGCAGGGAACCTGAATGGGGAGAAGGTTACTGCTTCCAAAAACATACTGTGTATCTTGCAAATACCAGCGGATTAAAAGTGGGGATCACTCGTGAAAAACCGGTCTCCAATCGTTGGGTGGACCAAGGTGCCCAAGAAGCAATTCCGTTATTAGAAGTTACTTCCAGAAGAGATGCAGGTCTTATCGAAAAACAATTTACCACTGTTATAGATGATAAAACCAAATGGCAGAAGATGGTAACAGAAGATTCAGTTCCATTCGATTTGATCTCTAAAAAGAAAGAGCTTCTTGAGGTTCTGGATTCCTGGGACCTAGGAGTTCCTTATACCGAGTCCAATGAGCAGAATATTACAAAATTAAGTTATCCTATTTCAGAATATCCTAAAAAATCCAAATCCTTCTCCCCCGATAAGGAGAAGGAAATAGATTCCAAATTACTCGGTATCAAAGGGCAA